The Spiroplasma citri genomic sequence CAACAAGTTTAGTTGCTTGTAATAATATACCACAATATAACGAAGATGAATTACAACAACTAAAACAAGAAAACCAAATATGTACAAATTGCAAAGAAATAAAAGAAAACTTAGAATGAATTTGTCCACAAGAAAAACCATTTAATCAAGTTGATAATAAGTATTATTATGTAGTGTGACAAGGCAATAAAAATCTTGAATGAAAAATTTGTAAATTTAAAAATACTGAAAAAATAAGATTAAAAGGGGGGAACAAATTAGTTCTTGATTATTATGGCAGAGTTGATGATCCTAATAAAATAAATTTAGTTTTTGATGCTAAAATTATTAATTTAAGAGCAAACGATCAAATTTGAACAGATAATAGCATTAATTTTAAAGCAGTTTATCGTTGAAACGGTGAAGAACAAAAATTACCTGATTTAATTGTTGATAATAATGGTAATGTAAAAGTTAATGGTGAATAAAAAAACAATTTAGTAAAAATTGCTTTTTTTAATTTATTTAATTTTCTTTTTCATCATCTTTTTTAATTATTTTGTTGATATTGTCTTCTTTATTTTTATCTAACAAAATAGATTCATTATTAATTTTTTCTTTTAATTTTAGCATTAGTTTATTAATTTCAGTGAATAAAATTGGCAATCCCAATGTTAAACCGTGAACTATTCAATATGCTAATCGTAGAAAAAATAACTTAGTCTTTTTCTTTTTCATTTTTATTACCATCCTTGTTTTTTTGTCTGATATTTATTTTATTGTTATTAGCAAGTTTGTTATTTATGATTGTAATAACATCTAATTTTGTATTAATATTATTAATTTCAATTTTAATATCTTTTATTTTTTCTTTTAATTCTTTATTTTGATCTCTAATTTTTTGTTGTTTTTTACTCAAAATAGTTGCTGTTATGCCAGTTGTCCCACCAGTAAAAAGTGATATAACCAAAACAATAATTTCTAAAATAGTTTCACTCATTTTTTATTCTCCTTATTATCAAATTAATGGTTTTCAACTTCCAAATGCTATTAAACCAATAGCGGCCGTTGTCACAATACCACGCTGTGCTTTATCTCATGTTTTAAAATCTTTTCATACTCAAAATTTAATCATCCCACCATCATATTTTAATATCGGTGATCATTCTTCGCCACCATTTCAACGGTAAACTGCTTTAAAATTAATGCTATTATCTGTTCAAATTTGATCGTTTGCTCTTAAATTAATAATTTTAGCATCAAAAACTAAATTTATTTTATTAGGATCATCAACTCTGCCATAATAATCAAGAACTAATTTGCCCCCCTTTTAATCTTATTTTTTCAGTATTTTTAAATTTACAAATTTTTCATTCAAGATTTTTATTGCCTTGTCACACTACATAATAATACTTATTATCAACTTGATTAAAAGGTTGTTCGTCTGGTGTCATTTCTTTTAATCTGCTTTTGACATATTTGGCGCTGCTTTCTATTTTGTAGGGCATTTCTATAATTCTTTTGTCTAGTTGTGCTATTTTTTGATCCATTTTTTCCATTTCTTTGGTTCATTTTCTATTGAATTCTTCCTTTTTTTCTCCGGCATATTCGCAAAAATTAATAAAATTGTTGGGGTCTTTGATTGATTGATAACGAATGGGAGCTCGTGCGGTATATTCTCAATTAAAGGATTTTATTTTTTCGCCTTTTAGGGGTAAATTAAAACTAAGAATAGGGAATTCATAAATTCCGTCTTTATGTCTTGTGTTTAAGTTATCTTGGATTAATCTTCCTTTGTCTGTTCATACAAAATATTCGCTAGCACATTTATTTTGATAAATTGCTCGGTATTTAAAATCATTTACTTGATTAATGTTATCGATTATGGCGGTTGCTATTGTTTTTGAATTATCGGTTCAAGTCATGGCACTTTTAATATTTTTTCATGGTTTGTTTTCTTCTAAACTTTCAATAAAATTTTTATTAATATATTGGTAGTTTTCATCTGGGTTGTCTATATCGGGGATTGGATATACTAATGGTGCTTTTGACATATCTATTTTAATTGTTAAAAATATTGTTGTTGTTGTTTCTGCTTGGTTTTTTGCATACGGTATTAAGTCGTTGATATCGTTTGTGGTATTGTTTTCTACTTTAATCATTCTTCCGCAAATGCTTAAATAAAAAAATGGTATTTCTTTGTTTCCTTTTTTTGTTTTTATTTTTACTTGAATTCCGTTGTCTTCATATTTGAATTCTGCTTATAAGTTTTCTTGTTCGCCAAATCCGTAAAATAAAAAACCAGTTGAATTGTTATCACATAGTTTTAACATTTCTTCGTTATAATTATCGCTATTGCCTAATAAGTTTATAGCGTTTTTATTGCTTAATTCTTTATTAGCATAGTAGGGGATTGTTTGGTTTCTTAACAAAAAATCATAGTATATTGCTTGGTCGCGGTCTGTTAAATAATCTTCTGTATTGTCAAATGTTATAAATCTAAATGCCATTTTTTTACCTCTCTTTTATAAATATTTTTTTTCTAATTTGTTAGATGTTTTATCTCATTCACTATGTAATGCGTTATTAGCAATCATGTTTTTATTCATTGTTTCTTCAAAGTTGTTAAAATTATTGTTTAGATCGTTGTTTAGTTTTGTGTGTGGTTTTAAGTCTTCTCAATATTTTTGATTTTCTTTTATATTGTAAATTGTGTTATTTTGTAATTGATAAGTAAATAATTCAATATCATAGCTTCATTCTTCATTTTTAATATCTTCTCATGATAAATTACTTTCATTTAATAATTCGTTTGTTAGTATTTTAATTTCGTTCTTTTTTGTTCTTAAATTAATATTAAAAATAATTTTTTTAATTGAATTTCTATTGGTTGCTTGTAATTCATATTCTGTATCTTCTTCAATTTCAATAATTCGCCCATAAATTAATATATATGTATGATTAAAAACAACTTTATTTCCAAGGTGTCTTTTTATTAACTCTTTTTCTTCGTTTAAAAAAATAATATTTTTATCTTTAACAAAAAAACTAACAAAAAAATCTTGAATAATTCCATCATCACACGCTTCTACATTACAATTAGGAAATGTTTTTAAAACTATTGCCATAATTTAACCACCTTATTATTTTCATTATTATCTAACATAAAAAATCACCAGCCTTAACAATAATAATTAACCCCATCATTTATTGTCGTCGTGATGATACCGTCATTAAAATTATTTGTCAAATAAAAAAAGACAATTTATATTGTCTTTAAAATAGTTTATGTTATAATACATACAAATTTGTATTTATTCAGTCGTAGCAAATTCCTTAAATATTATGTGAATAATCTTCTTGTCTGCTTGTTTGTGGTAGTCAATTGGAACTCGGTTATGAGTTAAATTCATTCAAGTAGTTCAACATTATTTATTTACTATAATACGACTGAATAAATACAAATTTTTTTAATTTTAATAATTATAATTACTATTGTTTTATTTTCAATAAGTAATAATCATTACTTATTATCGTGATGATACCGTCATTAAAAATATTTGTCAAATATATAATAAATGAAAATTTGTGTACATAATACCATATTTTTTTATTTTTCCTTTAATTTTATAAAAACATGCTACAATTAAATAGCAAGTGATGTTGCGAGTTATTCTAGGTTCTACTTGCAAGTTTAAATAAAGAAAAGAAACCTTGCCAGTCAATAGTCTGTGCGATACTATAAATAAAAAAGAGATTTAATATCTCTTTTTTTATTATTTTTATTATTTATTTGCTAATTCTTTTAAAGCTTCCATTAATTCTTTATGATTATAAATATCTTGTTCTCATTCATCAAATTTAGATTCCAATAATTCATAATCTTTTTTAGTCATTTTCTTTGCCATTTTTATTTATAAAACCTCATTTATAGTAAATCATCTTAATATTTACCTATATTCTTTCTATTTTTTCTCATTAATTATATAAAAAATAATTGCTTGTAAATACCTTTATTACTTGTTTTAAGGGGCATATTAATTAATAAGTGTTAAAACTTACTTTTCATATAACCTTACTTGGCCGAATATTAGGGTAATTGTGTTTTTATTGCTTTCTAAAATTATCCCAGATAAAATGCTGTTATATTCTTTTTTGTTAAATAATAGGGTAAATTTATCTCTTAGTTGTAAATTGTTTAAATTTAAAATATTGTTATCTTTTGTGATATCAAATTTTATGAGGTGTGAGTATTCACTTAACTTAAATTCTTGATTGCTAATAGTTATAATATTTTCTAAGGTAAAGTCTTTTTCTTCTAATTCATAAATTTTATTTTTAATTAAATTATTTTGTAAATTATTGTTTTTTTCATCAAAAGAGATTTCATTATTTTTTAATAAAATTGCTCTTTTATATTTGTTTGAGTTATTTTTTTGGTAAAAATCAATTCTGTTGATACTTTTTTGGTTTAATTCTTCAATTTCTATATTTGTAATACATTTAATATTATATTTTACTTTATAATTATTTAATTTGATATCTTCTTGTCCATCTTTGCAAATGTCACAATTTAAAATAAAATTTTTTAAATCAATATTAAATTTTAAAAATATATTTGTTATTTTAAATATTTTGTTAATAAATTGATAAAAATTAAATTCTTTTTCTTCATTTTCTTCAAAAAATTTAGGATTATTATTATTTTCATCATTAATTTTTTTATTAAGTTTAATAAAGGGAAGGTTGTTATAAATAATATTTATTAAAGTAAGAAAAATATATCAACTTTTATTTTTATATATGTTGTAAATTTTAAAATCAAAAATAGATTCAATATTTTTAGTAGTAAATGTATATAAATTTTCATCTTTGTTTTTTTCAATATGAGTAATAATTCCAATATATAATTGATTTTCGTTATTCAAAATACAAACAATGTCTTCAATTTCAACATTAAGATTATAATAATTATAAGCATTAAAAGTTGATAGTTGCGGGGTATAAATATCTAAAAATATCTTATAATTTTCAACAATACAATTATCTTTATAAAATAAAGATCCTTTTTCAAAATTAACTCCTAATATAATTAATTTAGTTCTATTACCTTGATAAATATTTTTATCTTTTTTAATTTCTAATTTTAATAATTCTTCTTTTGCTTCTTGTCTTGCTTTTTCTTCTGCTTCTTGTTGTGCTTTATTAATTTCAAGCACAATATTAGATAATTCATCAAGATAATCAATCATTAATTTATAATCAGGCGTTTGTAAGATTTGTGAAATAACTTCAGGATAATTTTTTACAAGTTCATCAAAAGGATTTTTTTGAACATTAATTTCTTTTGTTAATTCTGATATTTCTTCTTTTAATTCTTGGATTTGTTTTAAAATTTCTGAATTTAAAGTATTGTTTTTTAACTTATTAATAATTTCTTTTTATCTTCTCTAATTGCAATTATTTCGTCATTTCAGTGGCTTTTTGTTGAACTTCCTACACCCATTTAATTTCTCCTTTTTTCTAAATTAAAATATATTCTTCAAATTTTTTAATATTAATATTTCCAACTTGTTTGTCTTTTGAAAGGTTAGAAGAATATAAAATATGATAGTTTCCTGGTGGAATTTGAATAAAATTAGTATATTTAAAATCTTGATATTGATATATGTTGTATGATTTTTCGGTTTTTAAATCAACTTTTATAATGCTTTGAGTTTTTAATCTACTATCTATTATTATTTTTTCATTTTCATTTATTTCAGCATTAATTTTAAGTTCACTTATTACTTTACCATTAATATTTTCTAATTTTAAATATGGGTCTTTTGTGGGACCATTGATTGTTATTAGAGTATCTGATGCTAAATAACTATTATTACTAATTTTAATTTTTTCATTATATTGATTGGTATATTTAATGCGATTTAACTTAAAATAATATTTGTTATTATGCTCATTGTATATTTTTCCGCTTGTTTTATTTGGTTTAATTTCAAATAATTTATCTTCTTCTTTTTTTCAGTTAGTTAATTGTTCTAAAATAAAATCAACCTCTAAATCATTATTATTATTTAATTCTGTTTTAATGATACTTTTAATAATTACTTCACAATAATATTCCAATTTTGTTTTTTCATTTATTCAAAAACTATAAAATAATAAAAAGGGGGAAGATTTATTATCTAAATTAATATTTAATTTATTAATAAAATCATTAAATTTACCATAGGGATTTGGGCCTATAAATAATAATTTAAAATTTATTTGATTTAAAGAATGCTTACAATTATTTAAAATAAAATTATTATCGATGTTTAAATAATTATTATCAAAATTAATATTTAATCCATTAAATGATAAAATAATGATATTATCTAAATCACATAAATTAATTAAATTATCTTTACTATTACTAATTTTAAAAGTTCTAAATGGTAAATTATACATATTTTCTCCCTATACTCTATTATTTCATTGCCCTATATATTCGAGTATTTTTTCAGCTCGTTCTTTATCATTTTCTCCTTCAATAATAATTGTTGGTTTAAATTCATTTTTATTTTCAATTTTATTATAGTTATTAGTTTGGTTTTCTTGGTTAATGTTTTGTGGTGGTTTATTAAATTTATTATATAATCATACCCCGCCAGCAGCTAAGGCAGACAAACTAACTAAAACACCATAAAGAATTGGGTGCTTTGCCATTCCTAATAAAAGTGTTTTTAATGAACTAATAACATTTATTATTTTTCCAATTGTGTAAACAACAGCTCCCAAACTTGCTGATATTCCTAAAATAATAAAAATAGTTTTTTTGGTTGTATCATTAAACATATTAAAAAAATTTGTTATTCCTTTAATAATTGGTATTAAACTGACTTCTAAAAAAGAAACCAAAGACTCAAACACGGGTAATAGGGCGGATGCTAAATTCATTTTTGTAATATTAACAACATGTTTAAATTCATTTCATTTTTTGTTTAATAGTGTTGTTTTCTCAACATTTTCATTTGAAACAATGCCTAAATCTTTAATGTTGCTTGTCATTTTTTTAATTTCTTCATCTGATAAGGCAAGCATTGGAATAAGGTTTTTTCCTAACTTAGAACCAAAAACATCCATTATTAAATTATTTTTTTCAGTTTCATCACTTATTTGTTCTAATGATTTTTTTAATTCTAAAAAAATAGTTCCCGTATCTTTTAAAGAACCCTCATTATTTTTAATATTAATTCCTAATTTATTAAAAGCTTCTGTTGTTTCATTTGATATTCCATAAGAAATAGCACTAATACCTTGTCGTAATTTTTTAAAACTCTTTTCTAATTCTTCGCTAGTAATTCCAGTTCTTTTTGCAATATAACGAAATATTTGTAAGTTTTCTGCTGTGATACCGATTTCTTTTGATGTTTTTTTAAGCTCACCAGCATATTTGGCGGTATCAACAGTTATTTTTGTTAAAATTCCTTTGATTGCTAAAATGGGTATTGTAATATGTGTGCTTAATTTTTTTCCGATTTCTTGACACTTTGTTCCAAATTCTTCAAATTTTTTAAAGGGAATATTTTTTATTTCTTGGGCGGTATTTTTTAATTTTTCATTAAAGTTGTTTAAACTGCGATTAGATGCATCAATATTTATTTTTGTATATTCATATTCTTTATTTAATTTATTTTGTTTTTGTATTAATTTTTCTCTTTCGGCAGTATCGTTTGTTTTTGATAATGCTTCTTGTGTTTCTAAAATGGTTTTATTTAATTGATTATATTTTTCAATTAAAAGTTCTTTTTTTTCTGAAATATTATCAATGATATTTTTATATTCATTAAATTTTTCATTTAAAATATCAATTTCATCACCGTTTTTAAATTTTAAATTATTATCAAAATTTTTTAATTTAGATCCTGATAGTTTTATGTTATCGGCTATTTTTTTAAAATTGTTATTTAATTCTAAAACATTACTATCAAGAGTTATGCTCATTCCTTTAATTTCTTTTGCCATAATTAACTATTCCTTTAAAAAAATTTATTAATATCTTGTTGTGTTGCTAATCTTTTGTTTTGATTGTTATAAATTTCTATAATTTCTATTAATGTTTTTAATTTAATATATTTGCTGTCTATAATTGAAAACCCTAAATGACTAAGTCATAGTAATAAGTTAGGAGTAAATTTATTAAATTTATAATCTACTTTTTTGTTAATTCGCCGTATTCCTGTAAATTTTCGTCATTAACACTAGCACCTACAAATTCCATTATTAAGTTATTAATTTCATTAACATTTTCGGTAATTTCTTTAAATGTAATTTTTTGACAAAATTCCTTAAAATCTTTAAATTGATTTTCATCAGCTGCTTTTGTAAAAGAAAATAATAATTTTAAAATAAATGAAAATTCATATTTGTCTTTTTCTAATTTATTTAACAATTCTCCGTATGAACCAAATAAATCCTCATAAATAATTAATGCATAAGTGCTTATATTAACTTTTAATTTTAAACTTTCTAAATATCTATTCATTTTCGTTTTTTTCTTCTTTTTCTAATTTTGGAACTTGAGAAAAGTAGTTATTATAATTATTTTCATTAGCTTTTTTTGTTGTTTTAATTTTAATAACATTATCTTCAATTCGTGGTAAGGCGTTTAATTCAAAAGTATAAGTATCTGGGTTTACATTTTCGGTTTGAGTATTATGAGTTTGGTTGGGGCGTTTTAAATTAACTCTTAAAAGCCAAATTCTTTTTTCTTCTAAATCACCCTTGATTTCAAACCCCAAAGCAATTTCACTCTTTAAACTAGTTGATTTTTCAATATAATTTCCATTTTTATCTTTTTCAATTCCTAAAATTTCTTGTTCAAAATCATCAGATGGTTTTGCTATTGTTAAACTACCACTATAGCCTTGAAAAGAATGTGAAATATAGTATGGTTTATTATCAGCATAAAAGGTATTAGTGTTTTCACTAACATTTAAACTTAAATTTACTGCTCCTAATATTTTTTGTGGGATTGCATATTCTGTTTTGTTTGTTGTTTGATTGTATTTTAATTTTGCATAATGAACATTTTCTAGTCCAAATTCAATAATGTTTTTATTCATTTGTATTTTCTCCTTTTATCTTTTTAGCAACAAAAATATTTCATAAATTACAATATATAAATTTTGTTCGTATAAATAAAACTCTTGTGCTAATTGATAATTTATTTTTTTATTTATTAATTCATTTTCTAGTTTTTCAATTTCATTAAAATTAATTTCATTTTTAAAATTAAAGCAAATTTGGAATGTTTGTCTTATAAAATTATTAATATTATCTGATGAAAAAAAGGTATTATCATTAATTCTATAAAAAGTTATATTATTTTCAATGTTATTGAAATTATCTTCATTAAAATTAAAAAATGTATATTTAATCTTTTTAGTTGGATAAAGTTTTTTTAATAATTCAATAATTAAATTAATATTTTGCTCTCTTTTATTATTAATAATCATCTTAACTAATATTTTAAAATAGTTTCTATTTTTTTAATATATTCATCAATATACTTATTATAAGCATTTCGTAAAAATGGGCGAGGATTAATTTTTTC encodes the following:
- a CDS encoding phage tail tape measure protein, whose product is MAKEIKGMSITLDSNVLELNNNFKKIADNIKLSGSKLKNFDNNLKFKNGDEIDILNEKFNEYKNIIDNISEKKELLIEKYNQLNKTILETQEALSKTNDTAEREKLIQKQNKLNKEYEYTKINIDASNRSLNNFNEKLKNTAQEIKNIPFKKFEEFGTKCQEIGKKLSTHITIPILAIKGILTKITVDTAKYAGELKKTSKEIGITAENLQIFRYIAKRTGITSEELEKSFKKLRQGISAISYGISNETTEAFNKLGINIKNNEGSLKDTGTIFLELKKSLEQISDETEKNNLIMDVFGSKLGKNLIPMLALSDEEIKKMTSNIKDLGIVSNENVEKTTLLNKKWNEFKHVVNITKMNLASALLPVFESLVSFLEVSLIPIIKGITNFFNMFNDTTKKTIFIILGISASLGAVVYTIGKIINVISSLKTLLLGMAKHPILYGVLVSLSALAAGGVWLYNKFNKPPQNINQENQTNNYNKIENKNEFKPTIIIEGENDKERAEKILEYIGQWNNRV
- a CDS encoding major tail protein; protein product: MNKNIIEFGLENVHYAKLKYNQTTNKTEYAIPQKILGAVNLSLNVSENTNTFYADNKPYYISHSFQGYSGSLTIAKPSDDFEQEILGIEKDKNGNYIEKSTSLKSEIALGFEIKGDLEEKRIWLLRVNLKRPNQTHNTQTENVNPDTYTFELNALPRIEDNVIKIKTTKKANENNYNNYFSQVPKLEKEEKNENE
- a CDS encoding phage distal tail protein domain-containing protein, which gives rise to MYNLPFRTFKISNSKDNLINLCDLDNIIILSFNGLNINFDNNYLNIDNNFILNNCKHSLNQINFKLLFIGPNPYGKFNDFINKLNINLDNKSSPFLLFYSFWINEKTKLEYYCEVIIKSIIKTELNNNNDLEVDFILEQLTNWKKEEDKLFEIKPNKTSGKIYNEHNNKYYFKLNRIKYTNQYNEKIKISNNSYLASDTLITINGPTKDPYLKLENINGKVISELKINAEINENEKIIIDSRLKTQSIIKVDLKTEKSYNIYQYQDFKYTNFIQIPPGNYHILYSSNLSKDKQVGNINIKKFEEYILI
- a CDS encoding lipoprotein, producing MKKRLSFLGAITLLGTSTTSLVACNNIPQYNEDELQQLKQENQICTNCKEIKENLEWICPQEKPFNQVDNKYYYVVWQGNKNLEWKICKFKNTEKIRLKGGNKLVLDYYGRVDDPNKINLVFDAKIINLRANDQIWTDNSINFKAVYRWNGEEQKLPDLIVDNNGNVKVNGE